One Rhodobacteraceae bacterium M385 genomic region harbors:
- a CDS encoding aminotransferase class I/II-fold pyridoxal phosphate-dependent enzyme: protein MANGRNEKPGTLVRRAALREGVSRAVVTPIQPSVVYASPSISTLHDQYEGRAHGYTYAREGHPNAELLARKIDMLEEAEGGLVLGSGMAAVSATIMGLLGQGDHIVGGNQLYGRSLRLMHQDLARFGIATTVADPTDVAAMRAAIRPETKMILVEVVSNPTLRVADMAGIVALAKEAGVILAVDNTFTTPIGYKPLTEGADITIQSVTKLLAGHSDVTLGYVAARNPELMRNIYDFAVTVGMTPAPNECWLAERGLYTFPLRFEKAQANAAALADWLADHPKVGRVLYPGRADHPDHEVAASIVGQAFGNMVSFELKDKTEAAADRMVQAAPDLPFAPTLGDVGTTLSHPASSSHRGLGAEGRAALGISDGFFRVSVGIEEIELLIADFEGGLRAV, encoded by the coding sequence ATGGCGAATGGTCGGAATGAGAAACCCGGAACATTGGTGCGCCGCGCCGCTTTGCGAGAAGGTGTGAGCCGAGCCGTTGTGACGCCGATCCAGCCTTCTGTTGTATACGCTTCGCCGTCGATTTCTACCTTGCACGATCAATACGAGGGGCGGGCGCACGGCTATACCTACGCGCGGGAGGGGCACCCGAATGCGGAGCTTTTGGCGCGCAAGATCGACATGTTGGAAGAGGCAGAAGGCGGATTGGTTCTTGGCTCGGGCATGGCGGCGGTGTCGGCCACGATCATGGGTCTATTGGGGCAGGGCGACCATATCGTCGGGGGCAACCAGCTTTACGGGCGCTCTTTGCGGTTGATGCATCAGGACTTGGCACGGTTTGGGATTGCGACAACGGTTGCCGATCCGACGGACGTGGCGGCGATGCGGGCGGCGATCCGGCCGGAGACGAAGATGATCTTGGTTGAGGTCGTCTCCAACCCAACGTTGCGGGTCGCGGATATGGCGGGGATTGTGGCGCTTGCGAAGGAGGCGGGCGTGATCCTGGCGGTGGACAACACCTTTACCACGCCGATTGGGTACAAGCCGTTGACCGAGGGCGCGGATATCACGATCCAATCCGTGACCAAGTTGCTGGCCGGGCATTCGGACGTGACCCTTGGCTATGTGGCCGCCCGCAACCCAGAGCTGATGCGTAACATCTATGACTTTGCCGTCACCGTCGGCATGACCCCCGCCCCGAACGAATGCTGGTTGGCGGAACGCGGTCTCTACACCTTTCCGCTGCGTTTTGAGAAGGCGCAGGCCAATGCCGCGGCCCTGGCCGATTGGTTGGCCGATCACCCCAAGGTGGGCCGGGTCCTGTACCCCGGTCGCGCCGATCACCCCGACCACGAGGTTGCGGCCTCCATCGTGGGCCAAGCCTTTGGCAACATGGTGAGTTTCGAGCTGAAAGATAAGACCGAGGCCGCCGCGGACCGGATGGTACAAGCCGCCCCTGATCTGCCGTTCGCGCCGACTTTGGGTGATGTTGGCACCACGTTGAGCCACCCTGCTTCATCCAGCCACCGGGGTCTTGGGGCTGAGGGGCGGGCGGCGCTGGGGATCTCTGATGGGTTCTTTCGGGTTTCGGTCGGGATCGAGGAGATCGAGCTGTTGATCGCGGACTTCGAGGGCGGGCTGCGCGCGGTCTAA
- a CDS encoding glutamate-5-semialdehyde dehydrogenase, translating into MKDLPKSNLENDVPALMAEIGRRAKAASAELAFASPEAKTQALNAAADAVWNKRGAIIAANEEDMAFGREKGLSDAMLDRLMLDEARVEGIVQGLHAVAAQDDPVGQVMTEWDQPSGLHIKRVRTPLGVIGVIYESRPNVTADAGALCLKSGNAVILRGGSESFHSSGALADCLQEGLRAAGLPTDAVQRVPTRDRAAVSEMLTMTDTIDVIVPRGGKGLVGLVQREARVPVFAHLEGICHIYLDASSDPEKALRVVLNAKTRRTGICGSAECLLIHRDVVDTIGQGVVRALLDAGVEVRGDAGLQKIDGVVAAQESDWGQEFLDMIIAAKVVDDIDAALTHIRTFGSNHTDAIVAEDDAAVARFFQRLDSAILMHNASTQFADGGEFGMGAEIGIATGKMHARGPVGAEQLTSFKYLVTGDGTIRG; encoded by the coding sequence ATGAAAGACCTACCTAAATCAAACCTGGAAAATGACGTTCCCGCCTTGATGGCCGAGATCGGCAGGCGGGCCAAAGCGGCCAGCGCAGAGCTGGCATTCGCATCGCCGGAAGCAAAGACCCAGGCGTTGAACGCCGCCGCCGATGCCGTTTGGAACAAGCGCGGGGCGATCATCGCGGCCAATGAAGAGGACATGGCGTTTGGGCGTGAAAAAGGCCTGTCGGATGCCATGTTGGATCGCTTGATGCTGGACGAGGCAAGGGTAGAGGGCATTGTTCAAGGTCTGCATGCTGTTGCCGCGCAAGACGACCCCGTTGGGCAAGTGATGACGGAATGGGACCAACCCTCGGGCCTGCATATCAAACGGGTGCGCACGCCTCTTGGGGTGATCGGGGTGATCTATGAAAGCCGCCCCAACGTGACGGCCGATGCGGGGGCTTTGTGCCTGAAATCCGGCAATGCCGTGATCCTGCGTGGCGGCTCGGAGAGCTTTCACTCCTCGGGCGCGCTGGCCGATTGCCTACAAGAGGGGCTACGTGCCGCCGGGTTGCCTACGGACGCTGTACAACGTGTGCCAACACGAGACCGCGCCGCAGTGTCTGAGATGTTGACGATGACCGACACGATCGACGTGATCGTGCCTCGGGGCGGCAAGGGCTTGGTGGGGCTGGTGCAGCGCGAAGCGCGGGTGCCGGTGTTTGCGCATCTGGAGGGGATTTGCCACATCTACCTTGATGCCTCCAGTGACCCAGAGAAGGCGTTGCGCGTAGTGTTGAACGCAAAGACCCGGCGCACGGGGATTTGTGGCTCGGCGGAATGCCTGCTGATCCACCGCGATGTGGTGGATACGATCGGGCAGGGCGTTGTGCGCGCCTTGCTGGATGCCGGCGTTGAAGTGCGCGGTGACGCGGGTTTGCAGAAAATCGACGGCGTGGTTGCGGCGCAAGAGAGCGATTGGGGGCAAGAGTTTCTAGACATGATTATCGCTGCGAAGGTGGTGGATGATATTGATGCGGCACTGACCCATATTCGGACTTTTGGCTCAAATCACACCGACGCGATTGTTGCCGAGGATGACGCCGCGGTGGCGCGCTTCTTTCAGCGGTTGGATTCGGCGATTTTGATGCACAATGCCTCGACCCAATTCGCCGATGGTGGCGAATTTGGGATGGGTGCAGAGATCGGGATTGCGACGGGCAAGATGCATGCACGTGGACCGGTCGGGGCGGAGCAATTGACCTCGTTCAAGTATCTCGTTACGGGCGATGGCACGATCCGGGGATAA